The Actinomadura graeca nucleotide sequence CTCCGTATCCGTGAGCCCGAACACAAGGCCTCCCAGCAAGCCGCCCAGGAGCCCGGTCACGAGTCCCCCCGCGGCGGCGAGGAGGACGAGGGTGAGCCTGGTGGCGGGGGTGATGGCCTGGGTGGTGGCGGCCAGGCGCCACCAGGCCAGGTCGCGGGTACCGCTTCCGTGTCCGGTTGGTGCGGGCTGGTGGGTGAGGTGGTGGGCCAGGTAGCCCAGCCAGCGGCGGACCTGGACGGGGTCGTGCCCGCGGCGGGGGCGGAAGGGCCCGGCGGGGTTGCTGCTGGGCGGGCGGGTGGTGATGAGAGCGGGGATGAGCCGTTCGAACAGGCGGGCCCGGAGGTCGGCCGCGGTGGGGAAGCAGGCCGGATCGGTGAGCGGGGCGGGGTCGGTGCCGGGGGTGAGGTAGACGGTGCGCAGCAGCCACAGGCCCAGGGGGGTTGCCGCGACGTCGGCCAGTGCCGCCGCCGGGTGGCCGGGCGAGCGTTGGCCGGGTGGCGGGGTGTGGCGCAGGGTGGTCAGGGTGTACCGCCAGTGCGGGCCGGGCTCGGGGGGAAGGCAGGTTGCCAGGTAGTCGGCTGCGGCTGCGGGGTCCAGAGGGTGGGGTTCGAGTACGGCCGCGGATGTGATCACGTCTCCGGCCTGGGCGACCGCGTCGGTGTATTCGCCGGTGCGGCTGGTGAGGATGAGCTGGTCGTCGCCGCCCAGCGACCGGTTCAGCGCGCCGATGACGGCCTTGTGCGCGGGTGCAGGGAGTTCGTCCAGGCCGTCCAGGACGGGCAGCAGGTGCCCGCGTGTGGTCAGCGCGCGCACCACCGGCTCGCCGAGTCCGGGAGCGCGCAGGACGGGGTAGCCGCTGAGGAGCTGGTCGGTGAGCCAGTCGTGCAGCCGGGGGAAGCGTCCGGTGTCCCATCCGGCGATCGGGAGCAGCACTGGAACCGGTTCGCCGGGGTGCTGGGGGCGGGTGGCCAGCAGGTGCAGCAGCAGCTGCACCGCCAGGGTGGTCTTGCCCATCCCGGGACCGCCCAGGATCACCAGGCGGCGGCGCCGGGTGCGGCGGAAGCGGGTGGTGAGCGCGGCGATGTCGGCGCTGGAGGCTGTCCACCACATGCCGCCCCCGCTCGCATCAGCGTCGATGTGCCCGGGATGGTCCATGATCGCGGGCGTGTGCTCGCCGGGCGTGGGGGTGCGCCAGCGCACCGGGATGGGATCGGGGTCATCCAGCGACCGCAGCCGCGCCTCGTCCTTCCATTGCTCGGCCACCAGCCCGGCCAGTAATTCCTTGGCGCGCGTCAGCGCATCGGGTGCAGGGACGGCCTGTGCGGCCAGGTTGTGGGAGTGGCGGCGGGCCCACCACCAGACCGAGATCAGCGAGGCCGCGGCGGTGATCAGGAGTCCTCCGGTGAGCTGGGCGCGGTTCGCCGCGATCTGCAAACCGTCCTTGCCGGTCAGGGGGACGAGGGTCCATATGCTCAGGATGAGCGTTCCGGCCACTGCCGCCAGGAACGCCAGCCACGGCCACCAGGCCCTGCCGCTACGCATGCCCGCCATCCTGGGGCCGCCGCGATGCATCGTGGCGGCAGAGTCCACAAACGGCCTCATCCGGGTACCGGCGCTCCTCCCTGGCGTGGCCCGGCCCGCGGTCCGCCTCGTCCGCGCCGGTCGTCGGGCACCATGTCAGTGGCTGTCTGCTGTCAGTTCGGCGGTTTCGTCGCGCCCTGTCCTCTGAGTGGCTGACCTCGGGATCGGGTGGGCACGACTGATCCTAGAGTCGTGCACTGCGGCACCAGCGTGCCCGTTACGGCTTTCGTGTTGGTTCGTCTGGTGATCGCGGTGCTGCTCAGCGAGGTGCGCAGTAACGCAAGGTGTGATGAGTGGCTCGGTCGAGCGTCCAACCAAAGGGCGGAAGCGGGTACCTGGCGTGGAGGTCTGGCTTACCGTCATACGGGCGGAGATCCGATGCATGATGTTGGACTCCCCGCCGCAGCGGGCCGAGGTTGGATCCGAACCGCCGCCGCGAGCAATCCACCCCGTGCGGATGGGGAGATGTCCTGCCAGTGGACATCGGCGTCGGGTTGTAGGTGGGTGTGCAGTAGGCGCTGGATGGTGAGGCCGACCTGGGGTTCCTCTGCGGGGTGCCGATTCGTCCGGGTCCTGTGAACTGGCCTGTTGTCAGATGCTGAGAATCAGCCGCCTTCCGTCCAGTGCTTCTGCAACCTGGCGATAGCCTCATCTCTGCTCATCCGCGCTACCTCGGGCTCGCTGAGCCCCACCTTCGAGATCAACAGGTAGATCAGATCGGCAGGCAAAGCGTCCTTGGGCAAGCCAAATCCTCCGCGGTCAGGTGGGACACCGTCTCGAACGCACGCCCAGAAGGTCGCTTCATTTACGTCCAATTGGTCGCGGAGGATGTGGCTCCACAGGGCACGGCCGTAGTCGCTCCGATCGACCGGATGGGAGATCCGGGTCCTCAGGACTCGACCGT carries:
- a CDS encoding NACHT domain-containing protein is translated as MRSGRAWWPWLAFLAAVAGTLILSIWTLVPLTGKDGLQIAANRAQLTGGLLITAAASLISVWWWARRHSHNLAAQAVPAPDALTRAKELLAGLVAEQWKDEARLRSLDDPDPIPVRWRTPTPGEHTPAIMDHPGHIDADASGGGMWWTASSADIAALTTRFRRTRRRRLVILGGPGMGKTTLAVQLLLHLLATRPQHPGEPVPVLLPIAGWDTGRFPRLHDWLTDQLLSGYPVLRAPGLGEPVVRALTTRGHLLPVLDGLDELPAPAHKAVIGALNRSLGGDDQLILTSRTGEYTDAVAQAGDVITSAAVLEPHPLDPAAAADYLATCLPPEPGPHWRYTLTTLRHTPPPGQRSPGHPAAALADVAATPLGLWLLRTVYLTPGTDPAPLTDPACFPTAADLRARLFERLIPALITTRPPSSNPAGPFRPRRGHDPVQVRRWLGYLAHHLTHQPAPTGHGSGTRDLAWWRLAATTQAITPATRLTLVLLAAAGGLVTGLLGGLLGGLVFGLTDTEALTGGLVVGLAIGLVVGLVVGAMIGIAGGPVVWLTARDWAQEPPGYADLRLRQRATELIPHIGRNLTVGLALGLLGGLALGLGFVLLFGITFALRIGLPFGLTIGLTFGPTFGVTEWAETPAQALNAQTPMDNWRADRTLNLFRMSNSSLTGGLAGLLAVGLVFTLAVGLAVGLTAGLVVGLISGLALGDHRAWLAYLIAARRLARAHHLPRRLMPFLDDCHRLGLLRAVGPIYQFRHAELHDHLAATYRPPA